Proteins encoded together in one Xenopus laevis strain J_2021 chromosome 6L, Xenopus_laevis_v10.1, whole genome shotgun sequence window:
- the LOC121394815 gene encoding E3 ubiquitin/ISG15 ligase TRIM25-like, with product MAAADLRDELSCSICLSIYTDPVSLPCAHNFCRGCIGRVLGTQEGSGPYSCPECRQEFKERPALPRNRTLGNIAEPFLSAQPEPGDTGIPCTYCDSHVPAVKSCLHCEASLCNKHLRMHSKSAEHVLTQPTTSFMERKCSVHKRILEFYCCETCICVSCCLAGEHRGHRVELLSEASEKKKETLRKVVEKLRPEREETERGAQRLQERRREVAEKAAGETERVTALFRDIREQLEALEKRLLSDISSQKEKLSLTLTDLMEQLEIKKDELSRKIRHIEELCNMADPLTVLQERESHGAADNEGGRERHDIKVPAVGDLDVDLISETLLTGLAAIGTEVNTKLDGQEATDLLLDINTAHNRVSVSGDRKSASYSLTELHYPQSPERFQDWEQTLSSRSFPSGRHYWEVEVSESGEWGVGVAYPSIERRGGQSWIGENKKSWGLYTWFNNRYSVRHESKWTQLPHVSSCRRIRISLDYEAGRLSFYELSEPIRHLHTFTVTFTEPLHAAFWVGWGNSWVRIIS from the exons ATGgcggctgctgatctgagagacgagctgagctgctccatctgcctgagcatttatactgatcctgtatccctgccgtgTGCCCATAACTTCTGCCGGGGCTGTATTGGGAGGGTGCTGGGCACCCAGGAGGGATCTGGGCcttattcctgccctgaatgcagaCAGGAGTTTAAGGAGCGCCCTGCCCTGCCCAGGAACAGAACTCTGGGGAACATAGCAGAGCCATTCCTTTCTGCTCAGCCCGAGCCGGGGGACACTGGGATTCCCTGCACCTACTGTGACTCCCATGTACCTGCTGTTAAATCCTGTCTGCACtgtgaggcttctctgtgtaATAAGCACCTGAGGATGCACAGCAAGTCAGCAGAACATGTACTGACCCAACCCACCACTTCCTTCATGGagagaaaatgttctgtacacaAGCGGATCCTGGAGTTTTACTGCTGTGAGACCTgtatctgtgtgtcctgctgtctggccggagagcacaggggccacagggtggagctgctgagtgaggcctctgagaagaagaaagagacactgaggaaagttgtggagaaactgaggccagagagagaggagactgagagaggagcccagagactgcaggagcgcaggagagaagtggcagaaaaagcagccggtgagacagagagagtcactgccctgtttagagacatcagggaacagctggaagccctagagaagcgactcctgagtgacatctccagccagaaagagaagctctcactcacactcactgatctgatggagcagctggaaataaagaaggacgagctgtccaggaagatccgtcacattgaggagctgtgcaacatggcagatccactcactgtcctacaggaacgggaatcacatggagctgcagataatgaggggggcagagagagacatgatataaaggtccctgctgtaggggatctggatgtggatctgatctcagagacattactcacaggcttagctgccattgGGACTGAGGTAAATACAAAATTAG atgggcaggaggctacagacctgttactggatataaacacggctcataatcgtgtatctgtatcaggggacaggaaatctgcttcctactcactaacagaactacattacccacaatccccagagagatttcaggatTGGGAgcagactttaagcagcaggagtttcccctcagggcgacattactgggaagtggaggtcagtgaatcaggggagtggggggtgggggtggcctatcccagtatagagaggagagggggTCAGTCCTGGATTGGGGAGAATAAGAAGTCCTGGGGTTTGTACACATGGTTTAATAACAGATATTCAGTGAGACATGAAAGTAAATGGACACAATTACCCCACGtctcttcctgcaggagaatcaggatctcattggactatgaggccggacgtctgtccttttatgagctgagtgagccaatcagacacttacacaccttcactgtcacattcactgagccccttcatgctgcattctgggtcgGGTGGGGTAATTCCTGGGTGAGAATCATTAGTTAG